Part of the Bacillus sp. THAF10 genome is shown below.
TTCCTTTAACAGATCAACAAAAGAACTGGCTGGAAGAGATAAAAAAAGAGCGTTAAATGATTGATTTTACTTATTCATTATGCTATGATATCATTTGTGACTTAGCTTAAGCTATGTCTAAAAACGATGTTCCGCTGCATCTTTATGAATGGAATGAGCATCTGTGGAAAAGGAGTAGAAAAACATGCAAAAATTGATTCAAGAAATTACTCAAGAGCAGTTAAAAACTGATCTTCCTTCTTTCCGTCCTGGTGACACTGTACGTGTTCATGTTAAGGTTGTTGAGGGAACTCGTGAGCGTATCCAGGTGTTTGAAGGTGTAGTAATCAAACGTCGTGGTGGCGGAATTAGCGAAACATTCACAGTACGTAAGATTTCTTACGGGGTAGGTGTCGAGCGTGCATTCCCAGTTCACTCTCCAAAGATTGAGGGAATTGATGTAGTTCGTCGTGGTAAAGTACGTCGTGCGAAGCTTTACTATCTACGCGCATTACGTGGTAAAAAAGCACGTATTAAAGAAATCCGATAATAAAAGTGGGGAGCTTGGAGACAAGCTCCCTTTTTTATAGAATCAAACCTCAAATAGTTTTCATAAAAACCTTTTAAAGTATATAATGATAATTACTCGTACATAAAAAGTAACCTGGCACGAGAAACCTAACGTAAACAGCGGAGGAACTAAAATGGCACGATCTAAAAATGAGCTATGGGAATGGATAAAAGCATTAGCTATTGCTGTCATTTTAGCAGCAGCAATACGATATTTTTTCTTTGCACCAATTGTAGTCGATGGAGATTCTATGATGCCAACCCTCTATAATCAAGACAGAATGATTGTTAATAAAGTCGGTTATATGATAGGTGAACCAGACAGGTTTGATATTGTCGTATTTCATGCCACAGAGGACAAGGACTATATCAAACGAATTATTGGCCTTCCAGGTGATGAAATAGAGTATAAAGATGACGTTCTTTATATTAATGGAAAGGCATATGACGAGCCATATTTAGAAGAGTACAAAGTGCAGTATCCTGATGGTCCGTTAACAGAAAACTTTACACTTGAGGAAAAAACAGGACATCAAAAAGTGCCAGATGGACATTTATTTGTATTAGGTGATAACCGCAGATTCTCAAAGGACAGCCGTCATATTGGCATGATTCCTAAAGAAGAAGTACTCGGTAAAACCAATGTCGTTTACTGGCCGCTCCAAGATCTAAGAAAAGTAAAATAACAAAAAGCTTTTATGTTTTTCAGGAGGCTTTATTCATGACAATACAGTGGTTTCCCGGGCATATGGCGAAAGCCCGGAGGCAAGTAACAGAAAAACTTAAATTGATTGACATCGTTTATGAGTTAGTAGATGCAAGAATTCCTGTTTCATCAAGAAATCCAATGATAGATGAAATTATCTCAAATAAACCTAGAATTATCCTTCTTAATAAAGCGGATATGGCTGATTCCAACATCACACGTGAGTGGCTGGATTACTTTAACGTTGAGGGTTCTACTACAAAAGCAATTGCCATTGACTCACAAACTGGAAAGGGAATTCAAAAAATTTCCTCACTCTCAAAAGAACTTTTACGTGAGAAGTTTGAAAAAATGCAATCCAGAGGCATTCGTCCAAGAGCAATCAGAGCTTTAATCGTGGGAATTCCTAATGTCGGTAAATCAACACTTATCAATAGACTCGCAAAGAAAAACATCGCTCAAACCGGAGACAGACCAGGCGTGACAAAGGCGCAGCAATGGGTAAAGGTAGGCAAGGAACTGGAGTTACTCGATACCCCCGGAATACTCTGGCCGAAATTTGAAGATCAACAAGTAGGATACCGCTTAGCTACTACAGGAGCGATTAAGGATACCATAATCAACCTGCAAGACATTGCTGTTTTTGCTTTGCGATTTTTAACGGAGCATTATCCTGATAGACTAAAGGAACGCTACGCTCTCGATGAAATTCCAACAGATATTGTCGATCTTTTTGATGCAATTGGGTCAAAACGTGGCTGTATGATGAGTGGCGGAATGATTGATTATGACAAAACAGCAGAATTGATTATCAGAGAAATACGTTCTGAAAAGCTTGGTAAACTGAGCTTCGAACGTCCAGAAACCCTTTGAAAAGGCTCGCATCATGACGTGAGCCTTTTTCTTTATTTTTAGACAAAAAGCAATCAAGGAGTCAACGTTATGAGAGAAAAGTCGATAAAAGAAATAGAGGCAATTATACAAGAGTTATCAGAAGAAGATTCCTCCATTTTAAATAGTTTGCAAAAAGATGAGCGAAAAGGAGTCCAAGCACTACTAAGACGATGGGAAAAAAGCAACATACAAGAAAAAGCGTTTAAACAGCAATTCGAGGAAATGTTAAGCTTTGAGCGTGACCTTTTTGACAAGGGCTATCGTGCAATTGCTGGAGTGGATGAAGTTGGTCGGGGTCCTTTAGCAGGCCCGGTCGTGGCTGCTGCAGTGGTGTTACCACAACATTTTTATCTGAGGGGTTTAACAGACTCCAAAAAGCTATCTCCAGCAAAACGGAAAGAATTTTATTCCTACATAAAAGAACATGCATTAAGCTATAGTATAGGCATTATTGATTCACATGAGATAGATCAAATAAATATATACGAAGCGACGAAACGAGCGATGATACAAGCAATCAATAGCCTGGCTGAAAAACCCGATTATCTTTTAATTGATGCGATGAAACTCGAGATTACCATTCCTCAAACTTCTATTATTAAGGGAGATGCCAGAAGCGTTTCCATTGCTGCAGCGTCAGTGCTTGCAAAAGAAACTAGAGACAGATACATGGAGGAGTTAAGCACGATGTATCCGGGCTTTGGTTTTGAACGGAACATGGGATATGGGACAAAAGAGCATCTGCAAGCTTTAGAAGAAATCGGGGTGACTAAAGAACATCGAATCAGCTTTTCACCAGTAAAAGAGATGGTCCGTCGCTAATAGGGAGAACGTATGAATATTTGGCAACTACTACAGGCGAAAATTCCAAATTCATCTATATCACACGTAGTAAGGGACAGTTCTGTTGTGAAAGAAGTAGCTACTACTGCATTGCTTTCTTCCGCTATTGTCAAAGAGCAGTCCCCTTTGCAAGGTAACTTGACGGATGTTCACAAGACTATTGAAATCCTCCCTCCACAAAAAAAGGGGGTTGCTTTAGCGTTTGTAGGTGAGGTTTTACAAAGAAGCGCTTCCCCCTTAAAAGTGAATGAGCTACCAGGTATTATAAAAGCTATGTTTGACTCTCAAACTTTTTCAGAATCTCTTACAAAGCTTGAAGTCTTACTTAGTAAAACAGATAAACCAACACCTGTTCAACAGCAATTAATTTCTCTGTTAAAAAGCTTGCCGTTGTCTTTCTCTGACTCAACAACAATAGAACTTGTTCATCAACTAAAAACAAGTTTTACAAAGCTGGGATTAAACTTTGAAAATAGTATTGCTTCCATGCTTGCAAAAAATCAAGCTCTCACTAGCATAAAAATGGAACAGCTTAAGCCCCTTTTAATAGAATACTTGCACTCTTTGAAGGCACCATCAGAAAAGGCAATCGTTTCAGCTGTACTGTCAAAAATAGCAGGCTTTCAGCTTCTCTCGAAGGAAGACGCAAATATGGGGCAGTGGTTTATCCCTTTCCCAATGCAGTATGAGGAAAAAAGAAAAGATTGGTACATCCATATTAATGCAAGAAAAAGAGAAGGAGCAATTGATCCTGATTATTGTAGGATTGTGCTTTTTTTAGACATGCCTATCTTTTCTACCCTCATGCTTGATATGTTCGTTCAAAACAAATCAGTTAATTTGCACATCCAACATGAATATCCACCTCTTGCTAAACTTATAGAAAATAGCGCTAACACATTAAAAGAATCATTAACAGATCAAGGTTATGTCCTCACCTCTGTTAAAACCGAGTTTCTAGAGAAAGAGGCAACAGCTGGGATATCCTTACGTCTTTTAGAGCGAGTGTTGACACCACCAGAGAAAGGATTGGATATTAGAGTATGACCGATGAGCGGGAGAAACGAATCAAAGCGGTAGCATTAAAATATGAGCAATCCAAAAAGTCGGCACCGGTTGTCAACGCAAAAGGGGCAGGGCTAATTGCCAATAATATTTTGCGAGAGGCCGAAAAAAATAATATTCCCATTCAAAAGGATGAAGCGCTTATCGAACTCTTAATGCAAGTAGAGTTAAATGACACGATTCCAGAGGAGTTATATGAGGTTATTGCAGAGGTATTAGCCTATGTATATAGCCTTCATTCAGAAGAAGAAAAGAATGTGAAAAAGGGCACGTGAAGGTTTATTAGGATAATGAAAAAAGATTGAATAATCAGTCAATTCTCCCTCACTGACGCTCAACAATCATATTCTAAAGGTACTGGAAGAATGGTTATATTTTATTTTTTTGAAAATAGTATAATATTTTTGCAGAAAGGTAGACATTTGTATGCGCATTTTATAAAATGAAAGCGCAGTCTATTTTTAAATAATAATCTGTTATACATAAGATTGGAGGATGGGAAATGAATATCCATGAATATCAAGGAAAAGAGATCCTCAGAAAATACGGGGTTGCTGTTCCAAACGGCCGCGTTGCCTTCACTGTGGAAGAAGCAGTAGAAGCAGCAAAAGAATTAGGAACAAAAGTTTGTGTTGTGAAAGCACAAATTCACGCTGGTGGGCGTGGTAAAGCTGGTGGTGTAAAGGTTGCGAAGAATTTGGACGAGGTTCGTGAATATGCGAACGAAATTCTTGGAAAAACGTTAATTACACACCAAACAGGTCCAGAAGGTAAGGAAGTAAAACGCTTACTTATTGAAGAAGGATGCGATATCAAAAAGGAATATTACATTGGTTTAGTTCTTGATCGTGCGACTTCTCGTGTTGTCTTAATGGCATCTGAAGAAGGCGGAACGGAAATTGAAGAAGTGGCAGAGCAAACGCCTGAAAAAATCTTCAAAGAAGTAATTGATCCTGTTGTAGGTCTTACAGGCTTCCAGGCTCGTCGTGTAGCATTTAACATCAATATCCCTAAGGAACTGGTTGGAAAAGCAGTTAAGTTCATGATGGGCCTTTATACAGCATTTGTAGAAAAGGACTGCTCTATTGCGGAAATCAACCCACTCGTTGTAACGGGTGATGGCAATGTAATGGCACTTGATGCGAAGATGAACTTTGATTCCAATGCCTTATACCGTCATAAGGATATCGTAGAGTACCGTGACCTTGAGGAAGAAGATGCAAAAGAAATCGAGGCATCTAAATATGACCTTAGCTATATCAGCTTAGATGGTAACATTGGTTGTATGGTAAACGGTGCTGGTCTTGCGATGGCAACGATGGATATCATTAAACACTACGGTGGGGACCCTGCTAACTTCCTTGATGTTGGGGGCGGTGCAACTGCTGAGAAAGTAACGGAAGCTTTCAAAATTATCCTATCCGATGATAACGTAAAAGGAATTTTCGTTAATATTTTCGGTGGAATTATGAAATGTGACATCATCGCTACTGGAGTTGTAGAAGCAGCGAAACAAGTAGGACTAAGTGTACCGCTAGTAGTTCGTCTAGAGGGTACGAACGTTGATTTAGGAAAACAAATTTTAAATGAGTCCGGTTTAAATATTGTGGCAGCAGAATCTATGGCTGATGGTGCACAAAAAATCGTATCACAAGTAGGATAAGAAAGGCAGGGGACATTTGATGAGTGTTTTTATTAATAAAGATACAAAAGTAATCGTACAAGGTATTACTGGATCTACAGCGTTGTTCCATACAAAGCAAATGCTTGAATATGGTACACAAATCGTTGGTGGAGTTACTCCAGGTAAAGGCGGCACGGAAGTAGAAGGTGTGCCTGTATTTAACACAGTAGAAGAAGCAGTGAAGGCTACTGGTGCTAATGCTTCTGTTATCTATGTTCCTGCTCCATTTGCAGCAGATGCAATTTTAGAAGCAGTGGATGCAGAACTTGATCTTGCTATTTGTATTACGGAACATATACCAGTTCTTGATATGGTAAAAGTAAAACGTTATATGGAAGGGAAAAAGACTCGTTTAGTTGGTCCTAACTGCCCTGGCGTTATTACTCCAGACGAGTGCAAAATCGGGATCATGCCTGGCTACATCCATACTAAAGGACATGTTGGTGTTGTATCCCGTTCTGGTACGTTAACATATGAAGCCGTTCATCAATTATCTCAAGCAGGTATTGGTCAATCCACAGCAGTAGGTATCGGTGGCGATCCTGTAAACGGAACGGACTTCATCGATGTGTTAAAAGCATTCAATGAAGACGAAGATACTTATGCGGTTATTATGATTGGTGAAATCGGTGGGACAGCTGAAGAAGAAGCTGCTCTATGGGTAAAAGAGAACATGACTAAGCCAGTTGTTGGCTTTATTGGCGGACGCACAGCACCTCCAGGTAAACGTATGGGTCACGCTGGTGCGATTAT
Proteins encoded:
- the rplS gene encoding 50S ribosomal protein L19 — protein: MQKLIQEITQEQLKTDLPSFRPGDTVRVHVKVVEGTRERIQVFEGVVIKRRGGGISETFTVRKISYGVGVERAFPVHSPKIEGIDVVRRGKVRRAKLYYLRALRGKKARIKEIR
- the lepB gene encoding signal peptidase I, whose amino-acid sequence is MARSKNELWEWIKALAIAVILAAAIRYFFFAPIVVDGDSMMPTLYNQDRMIVNKVGYMIGEPDRFDIVVFHATEDKDYIKRIIGLPGDEIEYKDDVLYINGKAYDEPYLEEYKVQYPDGPLTENFTLEEKTGHQKVPDGHLFVLGDNRRFSKDSRHIGMIPKEEVLGKTNVVYWPLQDLRKVK
- the ylqF gene encoding ribosome biogenesis GTPase YlqF, whose translation is MTIQWFPGHMAKARRQVTEKLKLIDIVYELVDARIPVSSRNPMIDEIISNKPRIILLNKADMADSNITREWLDYFNVEGSTTKAIAIDSQTGKGIQKISSLSKELLREKFEKMQSRGIRPRAIRALIVGIPNVGKSTLINRLAKKNIAQTGDRPGVTKAQQWVKVGKELELLDTPGILWPKFEDQQVGYRLATTGAIKDTIINLQDIAVFALRFLTEHYPDRLKERYALDEIPTDIVDLFDAIGSKRGCMMSGGMIDYDKTAELIIREIRSEKLGKLSFERPETL
- a CDS encoding ribonuclease HII, with amino-acid sequence MREKSIKEIEAIIQELSEEDSSILNSLQKDERKGVQALLRRWEKSNIQEKAFKQQFEEMLSFERDLFDKGYRAIAGVDEVGRGPLAGPVVAAAVVLPQHFYLRGLTDSKKLSPAKRKEFYSYIKEHALSYSIGIIDSHEIDQINIYEATKRAMIQAINSLAEKPDYLLIDAMKLEITIPQTSIIKGDARSVSIAAASVLAKETRDRYMEELSTMYPGFGFERNMGYGTKEHLQALEEIGVTKEHRISFSPVKEMVRR
- a CDS encoding EscU/YscU/HrcU family type III secretion system export apparatus switch protein, which encodes MTDEREKRIKAVALKYEQSKKSAPVVNAKGAGLIANNILREAEKNNIPIQKDEALIELLMQVELNDTIPEELYEVIAEVLAYVYSLHSEEEKNVKKGT
- the sucC gene encoding ADP-forming succinate--CoA ligase subunit beta, which translates into the protein MNIHEYQGKEILRKYGVAVPNGRVAFTVEEAVEAAKELGTKVCVVKAQIHAGGRGKAGGVKVAKNLDEVREYANEILGKTLITHQTGPEGKEVKRLLIEEGCDIKKEYYIGLVLDRATSRVVLMASEEGGTEIEEVAEQTPEKIFKEVIDPVVGLTGFQARRVAFNINIPKELVGKAVKFMMGLYTAFVEKDCSIAEINPLVVTGDGNVMALDAKMNFDSNALYRHKDIVEYRDLEEEDAKEIEASKYDLSYISLDGNIGCMVNGAGLAMATMDIIKHYGGDPANFLDVGGGATAEKVTEAFKIILSDDNVKGIFVNIFGGIMKCDIIATGVVEAAKQVGLSVPLVVRLEGTNVDLGKQILNESGLNIVAAESMADGAQKIVSQVG
- the sucD gene encoding succinate--CoA ligase subunit alpha, which gives rise to MSVFINKDTKVIVQGITGSTALFHTKQMLEYGTQIVGGVTPGKGGTEVEGVPVFNTVEEAVKATGANASVIYVPAPFAADAILEAVDAELDLAICITEHIPVLDMVKVKRYMEGKKTRLVGPNCPGVITPDECKIGIMPGYIHTKGHVGVVSRSGTLTYEAVHQLSQAGIGQSTAVGIGGDPVNGTDFIDVLKAFNEDEDTYAVIMIGEIGGTAEEEAALWVKENMTKPVVGFIGGRTAPPGKRMGHAGAIISGGKGTADEKIRVMNECGIEVADTPSVMGETLIKVIKEQGIFDKCKTH